The Haloarchaeobius amylolyticus genome window below encodes:
- a CDS encoding GNAT family N-acetyltransferase, which translates to MPIEPATLQDLETLADQWVDLAREQRPHGSAILPDENRDRILQHFAHHIVDDDVLVDRLDDRIVGFVMFGQNTGNLELDTDRGIVHNLYVLPEYRGAGRGTALLGAAEDALTDRGIETIQLEVMAANTEAREFYDRAGYHQHRVVMEKRVGVESDTNPKGHD; encoded by the coding sequence ATGCCGATTGAACCGGCCACCCTGCAGGACCTCGAGACGCTCGCCGACCAGTGGGTCGACCTCGCCCGCGAGCAACGCCCCCACGGCAGCGCCATCCTCCCCGACGAGAACCGCGACCGCATCCTCCAGCACTTCGCCCACCACATCGTCGACGACGACGTCCTCGTCGACCGGCTCGACGACCGCATCGTCGGGTTCGTCATGTTCGGCCAGAACACCGGCAACCTCGAGCTCGACACCGACCGCGGCATCGTCCACAACCTCTACGTCCTCCCCGAGTACCGGGGCGCCGGCCGCGGGACCGCCCTGCTCGGCGCAGCCGAGGACGCCCTCACCGACCGCGGCATCGAGACCATCCAGCTCGAGGTGATGGCGGCCAACACCGAGGCCCGCGAGTTCTACGACCGCGCTGGCTACCACCAGCACCGCGTCGTCATGGAGAAGCGAGTCGGAGTCGAAAGTGATACTAACCCGAAGGGCCACGACTGA
- a CDS encoding DUF7563 family protein, which translates to MNRLAPHPHHSCLTCGSHVPREFARIFGGRTWTSRATLGLPL; encoded by the coding sequence GTGAACCGGCTGGCACCACACCCTCACCATTCCTGCCTTACCTGTGGGAGCCACGTCCCCCGAGAGTTCGCCAGAATCTTCGGTGGCCGTACTTGGACTTCGCGAGCAACTCTGGGACTCCCGCTCTAG